Genomic DNA from Prunus persica cultivar Lovell chromosome G1, Prunus_persica_NCBIv2, whole genome shotgun sequence:
CTCGCTCGTGGTTTTCGAACTGGCCCAAATTTACCCCGAATACTAACACAGTGGCCCTCCTTATTACACCCAAGTCGACGGGCAAGAATCCTACCATCTCTCTCGGATCGACGGCATGACATCACACGCATGACAAATCCAACACGTCGTGCATACTCATCATAAAATATCTTGGCAGCATCTTCAGATTCAAATTCCATACCCTCATAAGGTTCCAAAATGGAATCTGCTTCATATAAAACCAGTGCCTGTGAGGAAGAACTCTCCACTGCTCTAGCCCCCTCATCTGAATCCACTGCCAGACATTTTCTGTTATTTATTTTCGAAGCCCAAAATTCACAACCAATAAActgtttaacaaaaaaataaagactgtATCTTTTGGGTTGAAACAACAGGCAACTTGAGGAAATGGGTGAGATTCCCCGTTTATGATTGTATGATTCTAATTTATAACTAACCAAAACAAGCTTGCTCctgtttttattcaattgttATAAACCAAATAAAACATGTCGTTTCTTAGTTACTTTATCAAACAGGTGGTGAACACAATAGAAATACATACTCATAAACACTATATACGCTATAAATTCCATGACAAATCTAACTTTTCAGCCATTGCAAACTAAATTACATCCCACACCCAATAAAAGAGACACAGTAGCAGCGAAACCATCAATAGAACTACAAATTTTACGCATTTGACAGTGACAAAGCAGCAGCCAACTAACGTTCTTCAATCCCagtgcaaaaaagaaaaataaacgcATGAAATGAGAACCGAATTATGAAATAAAACAGCAGGaaagaccaaaaaattaaaaccaattaGAATTTAACCAAATTTTGATCCAGATTCAGTCTTTAGATATGAACTTGCAAAACTGACAAGGCAACAAACTGACCATAAAGGGCCAAAAAATATGGAGGGTTTCAGTAAGACTGAGCCAGAACAAATGGGTATTCTTCGTTTTATGATTAGGAATCGAGCGCTTACTTGATTCGAGCAAGCTAAGTAGATCTTCGTTTTCCGGTCGGGAGTGGAATTCCGTTGGCTCGTAAAAGCTTCAAAATGTGAGTGCTTTGttttatctttatctttttcgaAAAAATAGACCACGTCAGGCCAACTTAAAAGGCAAATTGTTATTGGGAAATATGCTGATATAATCACTTGTGAACGTGAAATGACCAAACTGCCCTTTATATAAAAGCAGATGTATTGGGGAGTTATTGGCCTTTGATTGCCAACCTAACGCTTCTGgcttctctccctttctcaGCTCTCTGTCACggttttctcttcctctctcggCGGTTTCTGTGTCCATCGACCACCACCACTCTATTTCTCCCTCTATCACGAAAATCTAAGCAGTACTCTGTCGTTCTCTCTCTGCAGTCAATGTTAGGGTTTGGTGAGGGGGTTCTTGACGGTGAAAGAGAGGGTTTAATCGTTAAATGCTCTCTCCCTTAAACGATGTCTCAGTTCCCTCTATTTTCGAGTCTTGAATCGACGTCGTTCTCTTCTCCTCTGCTCCTTCAGGGcctaaaaaaaccctaaattttggtTTCGGTTATGACTTTGTTCACAAACGTCCTCCTCCTTCTCAATCCTGTGACAGACAAAAGTCGCGATTTGCTGTAGGTGTTGCTGGGATTTCGAATTCGGTTCTATGCAGAGAAGGAGTGATTCTAAGGtgggttttgtatttgttattgactagtttgtgtttttgtatgGTTATCATTTGAGAAGGATAATTTCACTAACCTGTGACTGAATTTGTGAAGTTTAGTAATTAGAGAGATTGCAATAATAATGTAATTTAACTGTGAATTAGATCATGCTGGGATGAAACTTGTATTAGTGTATTGATTTTGCTCTATGGACAATGAAGTGCCTCAAATTGCTATTTGTCATCTAGGATTGGTTCGTTTGTGATGCTTGTTTTGACTTCCATTTTATGAGTCATATTTAGTGTGGGAAATTATTCTGGTGGCAAGGGCTATTCCATTATAACACACCATTACCTCAGTAGGCCCTGAATTAGCTGTTGAGTAATAATGCACAAGTAAATTTGTTGGTATCATTGGTGTTTCAGCACGTAGTAGCATATTTTGCACCCTTCCAGTGTTAATGGTTaattatgtgattttgaaaTACTAAAGTTAGTTGGCGTGGAAATTTTCTCTTCCCTGTGGTATAAAACCTGCTAAATTGTGTTGTTATTCCTTGCTTGCAGCTTGTGATATATGTCtgaaaatggtattttatgGGGCTTCAGTATCTGTTTAGAAATTGCATGTTCATCCATCTAGGTTTAGCAGTTGCAGTTGCAGTAACATTTTGACGTGTCTAGTTTGCACACAGAGTCCATAACTGTGAATACTGATGCTCCATGTGTGGTACTGTATTGCATATGACTAGACATGTATATGACTATGGTCATGAGTAGATTTTAGTTGGCATTGATGCATTTGGAGTAATTATTGTAGCCATTTCGTCCAAACCCTGTATGAAGTGGATCCGTGGttgatgaaattgttttcagacttgggtggtatttggtttttggatGGAATGGGATGTACATTTGGTAGAAGGGAATGTAGATAAGAGGAGAGTGTGGAGAGAGTTGGAGAGTAGAAAAGAGGCTTAAAAACATTTATGGTTTTgtcatatgtatatacatatatcaaaATGGGTTGAAAGTATTAGTTTGAGTAATGTACGTATGAAATATGGGTAACCAATGATCCATATGTATGATGTTGTTGTGCAGGGAACTTGAGAATGGCTTGTAAAGCAAAGCTTATGATTCCTGAGGATGAGAAGTACGAAGGAAAGCCATTTGCCCCTTCACACACAAGGACCGCCATTACAACAATAAAGGCGAAGTTCAATACGCAGCAGTTACAGAGGTTCGAGGGaagttgttttggtcatctATTACTGATAGAGGACCTGAAGTGGAATTCACAAATTGTCCACGGCTTGTTGATGAGGAAGGCTGATCCTAAGACAGTTACACAAGTGAACGGGATAAAATTCATTGTGGGTAACAAGTTGATACAATTCACAGCCCAACACTTTTGCCTCATCACTGGGCTAAGGTTTGGAAAGCTCCCTTTCATTCCGAAGGTGACAAATGAAAACTGCTCGTTGAAGCGAAAATACTTCAGCAGCAATAAACCTGCCACCCTTTCGGACCTACACACCGCCTTCATCGAGTGCACAGATGATGAGGATGCGTTAAAGCTTGGAATGGTCTATTTTGCCATTTTTGTGCTATTGGGTAGTGAAAAGCATGTGCTTATTGACATGCGCTATTTGAAGTTGGCTGAAGACCTAGAGGAGTTTGACAAGTATCCATGGGGCGCAGTGTCATATGCAATGACAAATGCTTCACTGTTGAGGGCAGTTTGTGCTGAATACCAACGAGTGAAAGtgccccaaaaaagaaaaatgcccaAACAAAGTGGAAAGAGAGCGCAGACAAGAAGGCGAAGTGGTAGACCAAGAGAGTACATCATAAGGGGGTTTGGCTTCACTCTTCAGATGAACACATATCCAGCAATGTGTTAGTTGATGTAAATACATGTACATATATTGATGTTTCATTGTTGTGAACAGATTTGGGCTTTTGAAGTGTTCGTAGCATTGGAAGCATTGCATTTCACGGTCCATGAAGACAATAGGCACATCCCTCGAATATTACATTGGAGGAGCAACACGGTGGCCCGTTTTCGGGAGGTTATGAGTCAGgtttttgaaaactttgagGTTAGTTCTGTTTGTATTAGTCATGTTATGATTAGGAAAAAGTACAAAGTTCACTGATTTTTTATATGTGTTTCAATTGGAGGTTGATGTGCAACTTTTCCGGCCAACTGATATTGAGAAGCAACAACCTTACTGGAGTTGGAGTGATGATGACAACgaagaagaaattgttgaATTATTTAGGGATGAGGCCGAAGAAAAAACCGGCACTTCTAGTGAAGAAAAAGATGCGGATGTTGAGGAAACAGCTACCCTTCCCTCCTCTTCTAAGGTGAGCATGACCTTTTTCCAATGTTGTGAAAATATAGCGAATACGATAGGAATGAAGTGGAAATAGTTTCCTGCTTTTTTGTAAGCTTTCTAACTGTTGCATTATAACTGTATGTAGGGCAAAGGGTCTGTTAATGACGTTCGCAGTTTGAAGCATCAATTACGAAGCACTAAGGATCAGTTGGCAAAGCTACGTAGTTCAAATCGGGGGATTAGGAACAAAGTTCGTGACTTGGAAGCTATTGTACACAAGAACTGTTTGAAGCATGAGAACAAGTGTGACAGAAATAAAAAGGCTATTCGGGATTTGACCCTAACAATTGCTTCAGTCGAACATTATTTGAAGTTGGAGATGGaggagttaaaaaaaaattatggtggAGAAGGGCATGAGGAAGTCTGTACTGCTCAGATGAATGAAGGAGGGCAGAATGAAATGTCACCCTTCAATGAACCTACTAGTCCGACTACAGCAGCACCTAAAATGGACACTCAAGTTCCAGCTGATGGAGTAGAAGCCTTCCCAGGCATGCATACAGAACGGGGTGAAATGGAAGCAGCAGTCTGTGGTGATGGAGTGGAAGGCTTTCCAGCCATGCATATAGAAGGGGCTGCAAGGGAAGCAGAAGTCCCTGCTGATAGAGTGGAACCCTTCCCAGCCATGGAAGTCATAGACGCTGAAATTGAAACTTCAGTTCGTGAGAGGCAAGTGGACCAACAACCTCACAAGGTTCCTACCTCTGAAGATGTGAAGGTTCCTAGTCTTGAAGATGCCCTCCTTCCTACTCCGAAAGATGGGAATGGGTATAGAGTTATTTGTAAAACAATGTTACATTTGTTAGAGGATTGGAAGAAGACAGAAATTGAGGGGGTGGGATGCAAGGTCAGGCCTCCCATGAAAACTAGTTTAAGTCTGGTTGGTGATGAAGGGGACAACGAGGCTACTGCCACGGTTCGGAAACCAGATGCTGAAGGCAAAGGGTGCAGACTTAAGCGGGCTGCGACAACATTGTTGAGTCCATTCACCGATCCCTCcaggaaaaagaggaaggtTACTGATTTGGATGCACTGACACCTCAGCCACGTTTTGATCCAACAAAACCCGTGGCCATGGACGATGTGAAGGCTATCATACAAGTTTGCAGGGCTTGGAAAACTGACATCAGGTTAGGATTTGTATCTTGGCAAAACCAATATACTTGTTTTTTGATGTATGCAAACAATTTATACGCAGCTATACTATACATGTGTGTGTCATTGTCATATTATACAAGGTGTTCCACTTgtctattttatttcaatttacctttGCAAGTGTTGTTTTTGTAGTGCGGAGCTGGAGCTCGAACCATTTGAAGTTGGGgcagattttttttacaaacttTTAGATGAAACTGCATGGATGAGCTCGAGGGTAACAATTTGAACCCGGCTTTATTTCGATCAATCTCTTATTTGATGACATTGACTATGTGTCATTTGTTGTGATATTGACGCCGTTGTTGTGTTCTGAAATAGCAGCACCTTGACATGGCCATGTTTCTAATATGCAAAAGACAACTCTCTCATCCGTGTCTTTCACACTTGGTTCGGGTTTATGCAACGTGTCTTTCACACTTGGTTGCAGCAATTTTTACAGCCGTTTGCAATGCCAATTGGGAAACGAGTAACGAGGAAACAATATGCTTCAAGGACCGTTGACCCTCCGCCTAACTACCTCAAAAATGTACACCACTTTGTCAATGGTTCATGGCAACATGGGTATGCTCAAGCATGGACGAAAGTGCGCAAGGTCTATCTCCCATATAATGTTTGACAGTCCCATTGGGTGGCAGTAGAAGTCGACTTTGTGCGACATACTGTCACTGTCTATGACTCGTATTTTGATTTTACCTCCAACAGTATGCTTGTCCGATTCATGGAGCCTATTACCCATACGCTTGCAAAGGTGCTGCATGAAATGAGGTTTTATGAGAAATCGGAGGTTGAAGCAGTGAAGAGAAAGGGGACTGACATGTCAAACTTTAACCCATTCACAATTTGCAGAATTTCCGATGTTCCTCAACAAAGTGATAGGTAAGATGTGTTCTTTTAAAGCACTTTAATCGGATGTTCTCAATACGTGCACTTCTAACTTGTCTACTGCTCGGGTGGACAGTACTTCATGTGGCATTATGACAGTCAAATATATTGAGTACCTTAGTGCCGGCATTCCTTTACATACCATTGACCCATCCAAGTTTGGCTACTACCGATTGAAGCTTGCAATTGAGGCTTTCAAGGGGGAGGCCTATGTATGAGGTAAAAGTCCTAATCTGACCTCATTGCTGCTTTATTGTTAACTACTGCCTTTGGAATTGCGTAGTTATTTACTTCATTGTAGTTACGTCGTACGTACTCACCTGTGATGTCAGTGTTCATTTAAGAGAACTTACATTATGTTGGGAACTTGTCCAACTGTGATTAATAAAAATGGCTACTGTTGTGCATCAAAGTTTAGGGTATTGGGGATTTGAACACTATAGATGGTAATGTAAATGTTTCGCAACTGGCATCTGATTTACGTATGTCATATGTTCTAAACTCCGACTGTGTCTAATCCAAAACTTGTTTCATGTTCTTTATGAAAGGTTAAAACAATTACttcttcaaattcaacatGTCTTATGACGTGTCATTTTTCCTTTATATGAATGCTGAAGTGGCACATATGTCCTTCTTCTGCAAGTGGTCCTTCCAGCTTCATACCCATATTCACATCTCAGATTCTGTACACGTATGTGAAAGAAGTTGCAGGCTATTTTGTCGTAttgtgaatcttgaaactGAATATGAGTTTTTGCGTAACATGGCACCATTTTTGACATTTTGCTCACCACGCAATAAAGTGTGGTGATTTTGTAGTAGGTTGCAGGGTGTTCATTTCTGTAACGGAATTCAACTGTACTTGTCTTCCATAGTAGAAGGGCTGTCCTCACTTTCCTTTGTTAGAACTAATTCTTGACATTCTATGCTTAACACAGATTGTAAATCCATCATTTGGCACAAGTTGCAGCGAAATGCAATTTTTTGGGGCCACCCACATTGTAGCctttttccattattttatcGCCACTATAGCGAAATATTCGACTCTCATTTGGCAATATTTGTGGTTGAGATATTTTCGTGACAGTTGAAAGTATAGATTGGGTGGCTATGTCATGGGACTTGCTTCGTGAGACGACAGTGCATTGTCGTctgtttagtttagtttagttagGTTGAATACTTAGTTTTGTatatgcttttttttaaatccgaTCCGAACGGAAATGTCGGAGTTGGTTAGCACAAACAATATCATTAATGCTCGGCTGGGCCAATTACAAGCTCAAATATTCTATTGTTTGACGTCATTGAGTTGTAGTTTTGGGAGGTCCCTCACCGTCAAATATTTAGTTTTTTCTCATGTTTTACGTGGAAGAATTGGTCTGACGATTGAGGCTGCATAAGAGTTGATACCAAAATACCAAAGCCTGGGGTTATTGGCTATACCTTTTGTGTTAGCCTTTGAAAACCAAGATGAAATAGAAAACGACCATGTCTGCCATCACTGATTTATAATAAATCAAACCTGTTCCATTACATCCATAACCTAACCAACTTTAACCTGTCAACTGTAGATGAACAAACCTCCTATTACATttggaaaacaacaaataaatgacCATTCCAACCATGAAAACAGAGACCCAAAACCATGGGTTTTTCATCTTCCCTTTTCCAgcgttttgttcttcttccaagcGGTTTATTTTCCTAAGCAAGTCGGGAATTATGTGCTTCGATCTGTCACACATCTCTGGGTCAGCCCATTCCCAAAATGTACATCCATTCCTCTGCATAAACGGAATCAATGTTTTCAAACAAAGACGGCCAGCATCAGATTTGGAATACAGACAATTCCCAAATGTCAGCTCAAACTTACACAGAAATAAACTTACCCTTGCACATACTTGAAACCTCCTTCCAGGATGAGAAACCGTCCACGATGTATGCGTTTTGACAACGTTCCCATAGTAGCACAGCCGTAAACACACTGAACTCGCGGCTTCCATTTCCCAGCGAGATCTTGAAGTCGCCTCTTGACCGGGCAACCGAGACGTCACTGACTCACCCTCACCGGTACGGAGGCTCCTCCTActcatcttcttgttttggaGGGTATGAATTGTTGTTCACGTTGTGCGATATTTAGGGT
This window encodes:
- the LOC109946632 gene encoding uncharacterized protein LOC109946632; this translates as MACKAKLMIPEDEKYEGKPFAPSHTRTAITTIKAKFNTQQLQRFEGSCFGHLLLIEDLKWNSQIVHGLLMRKADPKTVTQVNGIKFIVGNKLIQFTAQHFCLITGLRFGKLPFIPKVTNENCSLKRKYFSSNKPATLSDLHTAFIECTDDEDALKLGMVYFAIFVLLGSEKHVLIDMRYLKLAEDLEEFDKYPWGAVSYAMTNASLLRAVCAEYQRVKVPQKRKMPKQSGKRAQTRRRSGRPREYIIRGFGFTLQMNTYPAMC